The Marinitoga hydrogenitolerans DSM 16785 genome has a segment encoding these proteins:
- a CDS encoding IS607 family transposase, which yields MKYYRIKEFAKLIGKTPQTLRIWDEKGIFKPDHISEGGHRYYSEKQLNDFLKIKHNINKTKKTIGYCRVSSRKQKNDLERQIEYVKQYLIAQGKPFEIITDIGSVINYNKKGLNELLDKIINEEIDKIVVLYKDRLLRFGFELIENIANKFGVTIEIIDNTEKTDEEELTEDLIQIITVFSSKLNGKRAHKAKKIIHQLKEEDNNDKNI from the coding sequence ATGAAATATTACAGAATTAAAGAATTTGCAAAATTAATAGGCAAAACACCGCAAACATTAAGAATATGGGATGAAAAAGGTATTTTTAAGCCGGATCATATTTCTGAAGGTGGGCATAGATATTATTCTGAAAAACAATTAAATGATTTTTTAAAGATAAAACACAACATCAACAAAACAAAGAAAACTATTGGTTATTGCAGAGTAAGTAGTAGAAAACAAAAAAATGATTTAGAAAGGCAAATTGAATACGTGAAACAATATTTAATTGCCCAAGGAAAACCTTTTGAAATAATAACTGATATAGGAAGTGTGATTAATTATAATAAAAAAGGTTTAAACGAATTATTAGATAAAATAATAAATGAAGAAATTGATAAAATAGTTGTTTTATATAAAGACAGATTATTAAGATTTGGATTTGAACTAATTGAAAATATAGCAAATAAATTCGGTGTAACGATTGAAATAATAGATAACACAGAAAAAACAGATGAAGAAGAATTGACTGAAGATTTGATACAAATTATAACTGTGTTTAGCAGCAAATTAAATGGCAAAAGAGCTCATAAAGCAAAAAAAATAATTCATCAATTAAAAGAAGAAGATAACAATGATAAAAACATATAA